From Bacillus pumilus, one genomic window encodes:
- a CDS encoding LacI family DNA-binding transcriptional regulator, with protein sequence MAAKIKDIAEKAGLSIATVSRVLNQDPNLSVTDQTREKVYAAAEALSYQKKTFKHSLKKIAFLYWMTEKEELEDIYFKSIRLGIEELTNTRSLNVTAYNPSDGLHSIDPSTEGIIAIGRFKTSELDQLYAITQHIVFIDTSPDEDRFDSVKPNLKRIVEKIIDSFIEKEHTSIGFIGGTDLDLNTNVHIPDIRETTFREYMMAHNVLDERLVYVGHHFSVDEGYSLMMKAIDELGDDLPTAFCVASDPLAIGCLQALNERGFSLPNRVSVFSINDIHVSQYVSPPLTTYHIHTSLLCETAVDLLLERLVDGRTLPKTVLIASEPVFRKSTI encoded by the coding sequence TTGGCAGCTAAAATAAAGGACATTGCTGAAAAAGCTGGATTATCCATTGCGACTGTATCTCGTGTACTAAACCAAGATCCCAACCTATCTGTCACGGATCAAACACGCGAAAAAGTATACGCCGCCGCAGAAGCTTTGTCCTATCAAAAGAAAACATTCAAACATTCATTAAAAAAAATCGCCTTTCTCTATTGGATGACCGAAAAGGAAGAGCTTGAAGATATTTATTTTAAATCCATTCGACTGGGCATTGAGGAACTGACCAATACTCGGAGTTTAAATGTCACCGCTTACAATCCATCTGATGGGCTTCATTCCATTGATCCTTCTACAGAAGGGATCATCGCCATCGGCCGATTTAAAACGTCAGAGCTTGATCAATTATATGCAATCACCCAGCATATCGTTTTTATTGATACGTCACCGGATGAAGACCGTTTTGATTCTGTAAAGCCAAACCTGAAACGAATTGTTGAAAAGATCATCGATTCTTTTATTGAAAAAGAGCACACATCTATTGGATTCATTGGCGGCACAGACCTTGATCTGAATACGAATGTGCATATTCCAGATATTCGCGAAACGACTTTCCGTGAATATATGATGGCTCACAATGTCCTTGATGAGCGATTGGTCTATGTCGGTCACCATTTCTCAGTAGATGAAGGCTATTCGCTGATGATGAAGGCGATTGATGAGCTTGGTGATGACCTGCCCACCGCTTTTTGTGTCGCTAGTGATCCTCTTGCCATCGGCTGCTTACAAGCATTAAACGAGCGCGGATTTTCTCTGCCGAACCGCGTGAGCGTCTTTAGTATCAACGATATTCATGTGTCTCAATATGTGTCACCACCGCTCACCACGTATCATATCCACACGTCTTTACTTTGTGAAACAGCTGTCGATTTACTGTTAGAAAGACTTGTGGACGGCAGAACATTACCTAAAACTGTTCTGATTGCTTCAGAACCTGTCTTTCGAAAAAGTACGATATAA
- a CDS encoding LysR family transcriptional regulator: MYYDALKTFVTVVEEKNFTKAAQKLRISQPSVSLHIKNLEQEFQTVLLNRSPKQLTVTPTGDMLYHRSKQIIRLYEQAKQDIYEHHHLARGKLTIGASFTIGEYVLPQILAEFHQLYPHVDIEVVIDNTEAIARHVRLFHVDIGLIEGQTNDKELTVETFLEDELYIVAPLDHPFAKKKDVTIDQLQNETWITREEGSGTGEYLQHVLKSNGLKARTFVTFSSNQAIKEAVIHGMGLSVLSKYVLQRGSIGGELAVISVRGMDFKRKFSYVESPMTGGNKNKELLVELLRKERKDASPQ, from the coding sequence ATGTATTACGATGCACTGAAGACATTTGTGACAGTTGTGGAAGAGAAAAACTTTACAAAAGCAGCCCAAAAGCTGCGGATTTCTCAGCCGAGTGTCAGTCTTCATATTAAGAACTTGGAGCAGGAATTCCAGACCGTTCTGCTGAATCGTTCGCCAAAGCAATTAACGGTTACACCAACTGGGGATATGCTGTACCATCGATCAAAACAAATCATTCGTTTATATGAACAGGCGAAGCAGGATATTTATGAGCATCATCATCTGGCAAGAGGGAAGCTGACAATCGGGGCGAGTTTCACCATTGGAGAGTACGTGCTGCCGCAAATATTGGCAGAGTTTCATCAGCTCTATCCGCATGTTGATATTGAGGTGGTCATTGATAACACAGAGGCGATCGCCAGACATGTCCGCTTATTCCATGTCGACATCGGTTTGATCGAAGGACAGACCAATGACAAAGAACTAACTGTCGAAACTTTTCTAGAAGACGAGCTCTATATCGTGGCGCCATTAGATCACCCCTTTGCTAAGAAAAAGGATGTCACGATTGATCAATTGCAAAACGAAACATGGATCACAAGAGAAGAGGGATCAGGTACCGGAGAATACTTACAGCACGTCCTGAAATCAAATGGACTGAAAGCACGGACATTTGTGACATTTAGCAGCAATCAAGCGATTAAAGAAGCTGTGATCCACGGAATGGGGCTTTCCGTTTTATCTAAATATGTCCTCCAGCGAGGCAGCATTGGCGGTGAATTGGCTGTCATTTCTGTGAGAGGAATGGATTTCAAACGAAAATTCTCCTATGTCGAGTCACCAATGACAGGGGGAAATAAAAATAAAGAATTGCTCGTTGAATTGTTAAGGAAAGAGAGAAAAGACGCTTCTCCTCAGTAG